From the Saccharomonospora marina XMU15 genome, the window GCCAGGCGTGTTTCTCCCAGACCCGCTCCCACAGGTATGCCGTCGCCGACCGCCCGCCCTCACCGGGTGGGTTGCCCGCGCCACCGTCGTGGCCGGTGTTGAACGGCAGGAAGTGCGTCTTCTCGCCCTCCAACTTGGTGGTCATCGCGGCCAGGTCGTTGGAGACCGCGAAATGCACCAGCGCCCGGTGCCCGAACGACAGCAGTGGCTCGGGCCGCCCGTTGGTCGTCGGGTGCCGGTTCTTGCGGTACTGGTTGATCGCCTCGTCGAGGGACTGGGTGAAGTCGGTCTTCAACTCCACGGTGGCGACCGGGAGCCCGTTGACGAAGAAGACCAGGTCGATGCTGCGCTGGTCGGCGGTGGAGAAGTGCACCTGCCGCATCACCCGCACCCGCATCGCCGCGTACTGCTCGTTGGTGGTCGCGTTCAGGCTGGTTTCGGGGCGGAACTGCGCCATCTTCAACCGGCCGCCGCCGATGTACTGCACGCCGTTACGGAGGATGTTCAGCGTCCCGCCGCCGTGTTCGAGAGGTTTGTCGAGCGCCGTGGTCAGCACGTCGAGGAACTTCGCTTGCGACCCGGCCGCCTTCAACGCTTTCTGGTACGGCGTCGGCTGGGTCTGCTCCAGCCAGGCGAACAGGTCGTCGGGGAACAGCGCCCGCTCCCGGTCGTAGCCGGTGTCGTCGGGCGAGTAGAGCCACCCGTGGGCGGCCAGGTACTCGCAGATCTCGGTCTCGAAGACGGCCTCGTGGTGGTCGGCCATCACACCATCTCCCGAACGTCGATCTGCCCCGTCACCGCCGCCGTGATCAGCGCAGCACGACGCTCGCGAGCGAGCTCGATGAACCGCTCGGTCTCGGCGATCAGCGTGTCGATCTTGGCGGTCTGCTGATCCAGTTTCGCAACGATGCGGCGTTGCTCCTCGATGGGAGGAACAGGAAGGACGATGTTGACCATCCGAGTCAGCCCTAGATCGTTGTTGGTTGCGCCACGGGTGAAAAGCTGCGATTGGTCATAGCACGGAGTGCTGTTGAGCGCGTAGGCCAGAAAAAATGGATCGACGACGTCGTGACGAATCTTCAGTACCGCAACATGGACCCACACCTGAAATGGGAAGTCCAAGTCAACCGCACGCGCGATGCCTGTGGTGCCACCCTTCGTGTAGAGCACATCTCCTGACTCGGGAACAACGCGCTTCGAGAACTCGAGATAGTCATCCTTTGAGATGAACTTGGCGTCGTCGAGCGACCATCCATCAACCTTGATGTTCCTCGCCGACAGGAACATGACTCCGTCTTCGACATAATTGGGCGAGAAGTGGGGCCCGTCCGCCAGTGCACGGATCACACGCCGCAGGGTCAGGAGAGTCCAGCCGTCCGGGAGTTCAGGCCACCACACATCTTTGGTCGGACGACGATCATCGGTATCGAGACCACCGATGGCTCGATCTACGACAGATCGACGCCGCTCGCGGAGCATCTCGATCAGGCGCTGCTGCTCCTCGATGAGCGTGTCGATGCGGGCGGTCTCGCGGTCGAGGTAGTCGGCGATGACCCGCTGCTCCTCGATCGGAGGTACCGACAACACGATGGTTTTCAGATCCGACTCGTTCACTCGCGGCGTACGCACTTGAGCTGCGTCGACGGAACCGATGCCACGCAGCCGAGAGGTCATCTCAAACACCCCGACTGGCGTCTTCAACCAAGCCGCGACGAACTCAGAGATCACTGTTGCCCGCGGCTCCATGACCAGATAGTCAGGCGACACAACACCACGTTTCCGCGATACTCCGAGGGCTCCGTTGTAAGCACTCATCCGGTTGAGAACGATGTCGCCAGGCTCGCAGATCTTGTAGTTCGTCAGGTCCTCCGCCCGCCCTTGGTCCCCAACCAACTCAGACCGCGGCACAACACCGTGAATTTGAGACACCGACATCAGCGGCAACGATTCAGCCTCCGTACCAGCTCGCTGATCCCGGACGTCATAGGTCGCTCCGAGCCTAAGCCGCGGCCACCGCTCGTTCATCCCTCCACCTCCCGCAGGAGGTCGAGGATCTTGGCGACCTGTTTTTCCAGGTCGGCGTCGATCTCGGCGAGGGGGCGGGGTGGGATGTACTTGTAGAAGTGGCGGGTAAAAGGGATCTCGTAGCCGGTTTTGACCTTGGCCCAGTCGATCCAGGCGTCGGGGACGTGCGGTTTCACCTCGGCGTCGAAGTACGCCTGAATGACCTCGGTCTTGCCTGCCGCACCGGCGGTCGAGCCGCCGTAGGTGAAGGGAACGTTCTCGGTGTCGCGCTTCTTGGTGTCCGGCTTGGGCTTGCCCTTGCGGTCGACGACCGGTTTGCCGGATTCGTCGAGGAGCGGGCGCTCGACGGTGATGGTCCAGTAGCCGAACTCGTCGTTGCGCAACACCTTGGAGAAGTCGGGGTCGGCATCGTCGAATTCGGCATACAGCTTCACGATTTCGGCGCGGTCGGCGTCGCTGATCTCGCGGCCCTTCGAGCCGAGGTTCTTGCGCATCTTGGTCCAGAACGACGTGCCGTCGATGAGCTGGACCTTGCCCTTGCGCTCGGGGTGTTTGGTGTTGTCGAGAATCCAGATGTAGGTGGCGATGCCGGTGTTGAAGAACATGTTGGTCGGCAGCGCGACGATGGCATCGACCAGGTCGTTCTCCAGCAGCCACTTGCGGATGTTGGAGGGGCCGGACTCGGCTCCGCCGTTGAAGAGTGGCGAACCGTTCATCACGATCCCGGCCCGGCCGCCGCCGTCCTCCGGCGCGCGCATCTTGTGCGCCAGGTGAAGCAGGAAGAGCATCTGCCCGTCCGAGGTCGGCGGCAAACCGGGGGCGAACCGGCCGTGGGGGCCAGCCTTGTCGCACTCCTTCTTGACCTCCTTGGCGTACTGCTTCCAGTCGACGCCGTACGGCGGGTTGGACATGCAGTAGTCGAACTGGCGGCCCTTGAACGCGTCGTTGGTCAGCGTGTTGCCGAACGCGATGTTGGTCGCGTCGTGCCCCTTGGCCAGCAGATCGGATTTGCAGATCGCGTACGACTGCGGGTTGTACTCCTGGCCGAACAGGCTCAGCTTTGCGTCGGGGTTCCTCGAAAGCAGGTGTTCTTCGGCCAGGGCGAGCATGCCGCCGGTGCCCGCGGTCGGGTCGTACAGCGTGCGGACGATGCCCGCCTCGTTCAGGTCGACGTCCTTCTCGGCGAAGAGTAGGTCCACCAGCAGCCGGATCGCGTCGCGCGGGGTGTAGTGGTCGCCGGAGGTCTCGTTCGCGGCCTCGTTGAACTTGCGGATGATGTACTCGAACGCATCGCCCATGTCGGCGTTGGAGACGACGTCCGGATGCAGGTCGATGCCCTTGAACGACGTGACGATCTCGCGCAGCAGCCCCGCCTTATCCAGGGCGAGGATCTCCTTCTTGAAGTCGAAGTACTCGAACACGTCGACATCGGGTGAGAACCGGTCGATGTAGTCGGCGAGGTTGTCCGTCAGCCCGTCGGCGTCGGCCAGCAGGTTCGCGAAGGAGTAGTTCGAGGTGTTGTAGAACGGCCTGCCGGTGGCCTTCTTGACCTCGATCCTGAGCCGGTTCGGGTTGTCGTACTTCGCCGCCAGCTCGCGCACCGTCTCGCGATCGGGTTCGAGGATGCAGTCAAGACGGCGCAGGATCGTGAACGGGAGAATCACGTTGCCGTACTGGTTGGGGCGGTAGGGACCCCGAAGCTGGTCGGCGATCGACCAGATGAAACTACCGAGCGTGCTCACAAGGCTCCTTACGACGTTCACTCGACGATGAATGTTGGACGCTGAGCGCGAGCAGCGCCAGCCGTCCGAACAAACAGCGCACACTCTGCGACGGCCGGTGCGTCACAAGAACATCATTGTGCACCACTGTCCCCTGGGTGCCACGGAGTCGACAGAGACGAGGCGGTGGACACGACGATCTCCAGCCGGGAAGTGACGACGAGGCGCAGGGTGAGAACTTTCTGTACGTCTTCAAGCCGCCCTGCCGGGCGGTCGCGCGGGCCGAACTGGCGCGCGGCCGAGCTGGCCCGCTCCGCTCGGCTCGGCCGCGCCGAACGCCGTCGGCCACGCGCGCTGAACCGGGCAGAGCGCATGAGAAGTGCATAACGTGCTCCAGGCCGGCGGCTGCCGGTGGGGCACACCATCCCCGCGGTCGCCGCATGGTCAAAGCCGGGCCGAACGTCGTCAACCCCGCTTCGCGCCGATCACGCCACCGGTGGTCGCCCGGCGTTCGTACAGTCACGCTGCGTACATCGCGGTCATGGCGTGATCGGTTACAGGGTTGACGACGCCCGACCCGGCTATGGGCGGCTGAGGATCGCGGGGACGGTGGCGCCTGCGTGTCTCGCGGCGGCTGAGCAGGGCGCCGCGGCTTGGGACCAGTTTGGGACCACACGACCTGCACACGGCCGGACAACCCGCAGGTCGCTGAACCCAGCACATGACCACGAAACCCCGCTTGACCTGCGAAAAGCGTTACGCCAACGTTCTGGGGGTCAAGGGGTCGCAGGTTCAAATCCTGTCAGCCCGACGGTCTGTGGGAGCCCGTTGGCTCTGGGTGAACGCCCAGGTCAGCGGGCTTTTTCGTGTTTTGTTCACGTTTGTTGCGTGCCGTGTTTTCAAGGTCGACAGCGGTGTGTAGGAGCGTTTCTGGAGTGGATCATGTGTGTGGCGGCAAGTGGGGTCGCGTTATGACCCCCGTAGTGGCGCTGCTGCGGTAACTGTCGTGAATGTGCGTGAAGCGTGTTGTGCCGGGTCTGGGTTGGGGTTGGATCGGGCGTTGTTGCGGGTGGCTGAGGGCGCCGTTGGGCGGTTGGGGCCGGTTGGGGTTGGTTGGGGGTGGGGTGGGTGTGTTGGTGGTGGTTTGTGCCGTTCGCGCGGGGTCCTGGGATGGCGGCGGCACCGCTGCCTGGGGGCGGGCCAGGGGAGGGGTGGTGATTGTTGTGGGGTGTGGTGAGTGCTTCGTGTTGGCGGTGTAATCGCAATGCTGGCCATGGCGGTGGGGGTCGCTGTCGCCTGCTGCGAGACGGCCGGTACGAGGTGTCTGTTTGTCCTTAAAGGACGTGTCGGGTCTGGTGGGTGGGTGTTGGGTTTACTGTTGCTGGTCTGGTCCGGTTATGCTGGTTGGTGCCTTTTCGTGGTGGGCTTGGGGCTGGGTCTGCGGGGGGTGCGAAGGGGTGTGACTGCGCGAAGGGTGTGGTGCGATGTCTTCGCAGCCGTGTGATGGTCTGCCGGTTGGGCAGCGCATCAAGTATTACCGTGAGCGTGCCGGGATGTCTCGGCGGGTGCTGGCTGGTCTTGTGGGCCGTTCTGCCGAGTGGGTTAAGGCGGTTGAGGTTGGCCGGTTGCAGGTGCCGAGGTTGTCGATGTTGCTCAAGATCGCGCAGGCGCTGGGACTTGGTGACCTTGCCGTGCTTACGGGTAACGGTGATGCCGTGCCGGTTCGGTTGTTCGCTGGTGAGCGGCATGCCGCGCTTTCGGCGGTGCAGGCAGCGTTGACGGAGTACCGGGTCACGCCTGCCGCTGAGCCGCCGAATGTTGCCCACCTTGGGTATCGGCTTGATCAGGCGTGGCGTGTGCGGCACTCCTGTCCTGACCACCGCACCCAGCTCGGGGCGCTGTTGCCGGATCTGATCCGTGATGCGCAGCGGGCCGTGCGAACGTTACGCGGAGACCAGCGGCGTGATGCCCGTCGCGTGTTGTCGGGTGTGTATCAGTTGGCCGATTTCTTTGTCGCGTATCAGCCGGCGCCGGAGTTGGTGTGGATGGTCGCTGACCGCGCGCTGACCGAGGGGCAGGAGGCTGATGATCCGTACGTGATCGCTGGCGGGGCTTGGGCGATGGTGCAGGCGCTGCGGGATGCGGGTCGGTGGGAGGAGGCGATCACGCTGGCTGGTGATGCGGTGCGGCAGTTGGAACCTTACGTCGATGGCGGGTCTGCTGACTGGCGCGGCATGGTTGGTGCGCTGGAGGCGGAGATCGCTTACGTGCACGCCCGCCGAGGTCGGCATGGTGAGGCGTGGTCGCACTGGCGGAGCGCGGAGCGGATAGCGCGTGGTCTGGGCTCGGGTTACCGGCATGTCCAGTCGTCGTTCTCGCAGCCCGTGGTCGGGGCGCATGCGGTGACGCTGGGTGTGGAGTTGCGCCGCCCAGCCGAGGCTTTGCGGGCTGCTGATTCGTTCGATCCTGGAGCGATTGCCTCGGTGGCGCGTCGTAGCCGGCATCTGATCGAGGTATCGCGGGCGCATTTTCAGCGTGGCGACCGGCATGCGGCGTGGGCGTTGCTGAACCGAAGTGAGCGCACCGCGCCGGAGACGATCCGCTACAACGGGTTCGCCCGCGAGATGCTGCTCGATCTTCGGAAGCGGCCTCCGGTTGGTTTGGCTGAGGACGTGCGGGATCTTTGCCAGCGGGTTGGTATCGCCGCGTAGTCCGTCCGGGTGAGGGTAGGAACCGTACCCAGCCAGCCGCATTGCTGCGCATAGGTTCGTCGCTGCAACACACGGCAACGACGGAGATGTGCTGATCATGAGCTGGATAAGTGGAGCGTGCCGGGTTCCATCACGCGACCACACCGCGCACGAGGGTGAGACAGAGGTCGAACGCGACGAGCGCGCGTGCAGCGACGACGATGATCGCTCGTGACCGCTGGTGTCACCGGAGTCGGTGCGCCTCTACCTTCGAGCTGCAACGCCTGATCGATCTGGTCGATTCCGGGTGGCAGTTCGTGCCCGGCATCACCGAGTCCCCTCGACCTCGTGCGCGTGGACGCCGCCTGCTTGATCCGCGACCTCGCCGCTGTCGAACGGCGGTCGAGGATGCGGCAGCTTCCCCAACGTCCGACTCGGCACACCGTCGCGGGTGCCCGTCGAGCCTTCGACAACCCACCACCGCCTGATCAGGACCTCGTGCGGCGCGTGCTGCACGGCCTGCGTGACAAGACCTGGAGATGACGACACCGTGGAACAACAACACACAGCCGCCGCCCCTCTCGCCCACGTGGCGCCGGCGTTGCTGATCCTGACCGACCGGGCCGCCACGCTGGCCCAAGCCCTGGCCAACCAGCCGAACGGACCCGCCTGCGTGCCTCAACCGTTCGGGCTGATGTCGCACCAGCAGTGGCACGCCATGATCGAGACCTTGTCCCAGTGGTGTAGCCGCAGCAACGGCGAGATGGAGGAGTTGCACGACTGCGGTCGCGGGATCTTGGAGTGTTGCCGCCACATGTCGTGGGACGAGGCCGCGCCACCGGTCACGTCGGTCGAGGTGGATGTGCTGCGTCAGCAGTGGTACGCGGTGATCGGCGCGCTCGTGCATCTGGATCAGGCCGCGCCGGATGACTGGCACGCGATCAACGCTACGGGGCGGGAGGTGGCCGAGCTGGGGCGTCGGATGATCGCTTTCCCCGCCGAACCTTGAGCGCGGCCGGGAACCGAAGCCCGACGTGCAGTTCGCTACGAATCTTGGAAAGAGTGATGACCGAAAACAGCCTGCCAGCAGCAGATCTGGACGCCGTGCTCGCGCGCCTGCGGCGCGCGGTCGAACGCGAGACCGGCTCCTGGTACGCCCGCAAAGACGCGGGCGACAACGACTCCCTATCCCCACTGCGGCGCATCGGGTTCCTGCTGCTGGAACTCGGATTCACCGTCGCCGAAGAGGGCGGCATCGCCTGCGGCGACATCGAGCAAGCCGTGTCCCGCGCCTACAACCTCCCTCGCCGCGCGATGGAGGACTCAGACCCTACGACACTCGGGCAGCTGGCCCACGCCACCAAGGAACGGGCACGAGCCATGGCCGAGGCCAACCATGCGGACAGCGTGTGGCGCACCGCCATCCGCGCAGCCTGCGACGCAGGGGAGAGACGCAAGGCCGTCGCTAACGTCGCCGGCGTCTCCGTGCACAGGGTGACCAGATCAACCAGGAGCGCCATCGAACAAACTAACCTCGCGCGTTCATCGTGTTGTGGGGAGTGTCCGTGATCGCTGACACTCCCGCGCGCTTAGTACTGCAACGACGGCGCTTAGTACTGCGACGGCACTTGCTTGATCGTTAGTGGATCATTGGTCCGTGGTAGTTGATCTCGTGGTTGCGGAACTGGACCGGATGCATGAACGGATCGCGGGCCGTCCGCACGGGTGAGGGTCGTATCGCGTTCGTCGTTCCCGCGCCGATCATGTGGGATTCGAGCGCCGGTGAGCAGTCGAGTCCGACGCGCCAGGGCCCGGTCGAGCAGCGCTTGGAGCGTGACGGGGCCGGCTGGCGTGTGGTGCTGTCGGCCGATCATGATTGGGTGAACTCGCCGGATCGCAGCTTTCCCATCACGGTCGATCCGGGCATTCATACGCACACGTTGTATGCGGCCTATGACTCGTTTGTGTCCAACAGGTGGCCGAACACGAACTACGACGTGTACTCCGAGAGCGGTCTCGGCTATTTGGACAAGGTCGGGTATCACCCGGACGCGGGTCGGAACAAGGCGTACGCGTTCTACGACCTGTCCCATGTGGCGGGCAAGCAGATCATCGACGCGAAGTGGCATGGGTTCTGGGTGCATTCGTATCTGCACGATACGAAGACGCGGTTCCGGCTGCATCCGGTGAATTGTGGCTGGAACAAGTCGACGATCACGTGGAACAACCGTCCGTGTATCCGGGACGCCCAGTACAAGGACGCGCAGGGCAAGGAGGCGACCTGGTCGCATGTGGACATCACGGATTGGGTGAAGAAGTACGCCTCGGGTTCGTGGGCGAACCACGGGCTGATGGTCGACACCGCGGGCGACGGGGTGAACTCGTGGAAGAAGCTGGGCGCGGCGGAGCGGGGCCCGGACAATGGCGCGTCGGTGGTGACGGTCGATTTCAACGACTGGCCGGCTAAGCCGTCCCGGCAGGGCTGCTCGGGCGACGGTTGCACCCTGCATAGCGGCAGCCGTCAGCTGGGTGTGAACATCGTGGACGGCAACAACGACCCGATGACCGTCCAGTTCTACGTCTCGACCAGTTCGGACGTGATGGAGTCGCACTTCACGTCCCACCAAGTGGACGTAAACGCAGGGTCCACGTCGGCGACGTGGACGGTGCCGTCGCTGCAGTGGGACGAGACTTACTACTGGCGGGTCCGGATCCGCGATCCGTACATGCCAGACAACACGTGGCGGTACTCGGATGTGTGGAGCTTCCGGACGACGAATACGACACCACCGGTACCGGCACTCGACGCACCGGCCGACCGGGCTGTGGTGATCGACAAACAGCCCACGCTGACCGCCGATGCGGTGACCGACCCGGACGGGGATGCGGTGCAGTACCAGTTCTCGCTGGCCACCGGTGCCGACGGCCGGTCCGGGCAGGTCGCCCGCTCTGGATGGCTCGACAGTCCGTCGTGGCAGGTGCCCGCCGGGGTGCTCAAGGACGGGGTGAGCGACACGTGGACGGTGCGGGCGCGGGACAAGGAGCCCGGCACCGAGAGTCTCTACGCGCCGGCGCGGAAGCTGAAACTGGACCTGCGTCTGGGCCTGCAGGATGCGGTGCCCGGCGACGAGACGGGTCCGGTGAAGGTGAACCTGTCCACGGGGAACCTGCTCACCACCGCGAGCGGCCCGTCGATGCACACCGTCGGTGGTGATGTGTCGCTGGATCTGACGTACAACTCGCAGTCGGTGGACGAGACGGGGCTGGTGGGCGAGTACTTCACCGGCGATTCCACCAGCGGCATCGACGACGACGAGACGCCGGTGCTGGTACGCACCGATGCGCAGCTGTCGTTCGATTGGGCGCGGTCGTCGCCGTACGCGCCGGTGATCGCCAAGGATGGTTTCCGGGCCCGCTGGAAGGGCTATCTGCGTGTCCCCGAGGACGGCGACTACGTCTTCGGGGGTTACCACGACGACGGGATGCGGGTCTGGATCGGCGGCGACAAGGTCTACGACCGGTGGAACTCCTGGACGTCGCCGAGCGATCCGCCGGACTTCACCGACGCGACGACGAAAACGCTGCAGGCAGGGCAGACCTACTCGATCCGGGTCGAATACCGGGAGGGCGCGAACCTCGCCCAGGTCGAGCTCTGGGCACGCAAAGGTACGGGCGACGGGGTGCCGGTTCCGGCGTCGTGGTTGTCACCGACCGCGCCGGTGCTGCCGCCGGGCTGGTCGATGTCGGTCGGTTCGGATGCCAGTGGCGCG encodes:
- a CDS encoding helix-turn-helix domain-containing protein; the protein is MSSQPCDGLPVGQRIKYYRERAGMSRRVLAGLVGRSAEWVKAVEVGRLQVPRLSMLLKIAQALGLGDLAVLTGNGDAVPVRLFAGERHAALSAVQAALTEYRVTPAAEPPNVAHLGYRLDQAWRVRHSCPDHRTQLGALLPDLIRDAQRAVRTLRGDQRRDARRVLSGVYQLADFFVAYQPAPELVWMVADRALTEGQEADDPYVIAGGAWAMVQALRDAGRWEEAITLAGDAVRQLEPYVDGGSADWRGMVGALEAEIAYVHARRGRHGEAWSHWRSAERIARGLGSGYRHVQSSFSQPVVGAHAVTLGVELRRPAEALRAADSFDPGAIASVARRSRHLIEVSRAHFQRGDRHAAWALLNRSERTAPETIRYNGFAREMLLDLRKRPPVGLAEDVRDLCQRVGIAA
- a CDS encoding restriction endonuclease subunit S, giving the protein MNERWPRLRLGATYDVRDQRAGTEAESLPLMSVSQIHGVVPRSELVGDQGRAEDLTNYKICEPGDIVLNRMSAYNGALGVSRKRGVVSPDYLVMEPRATVISEFVAAWLKTPVGVFEMTSRLRGIGSVDAAQVRTPRVNESDLKTIVLSVPPIEEQRVIADYLDRETARIDTLIEEQQRLIEMLRERRRSVVDRAIGGLDTDDRRPTKDVWWPELPDGWTLLTLRRVIRALADGPHFSPNYVEDGVMFLSARNIKVDGWSLDDAKFISKDDYLEFSKRVVPESGDVLYTKGGTTGIARAVDLDFPFQVWVHVAVLKIRHDVVDPFFLAYALNSTPCYDQSQLFTRGATNNDLGLTRMVNIVLPVPPIEEQRRIVAKLDQQTAKIDTLIAETERFIELARERRAALITAAVTGQIDVREMV
- a CDS encoding type I restriction-modification system subunit M, with the protein product MSTLGSFIWSIADQLRGPYRPNQYGNVILPFTILRRLDCILEPDRETVRELAAKYDNPNRLRIEVKKATGRPFYNTSNYSFANLLADADGLTDNLADYIDRFSPDVDVFEYFDFKKEILALDKAGLLREIVTSFKGIDLHPDVVSNADMGDAFEYIIRKFNEAANETSGDHYTPRDAIRLLVDLLFAEKDVDLNEAGIVRTLYDPTAGTGGMLALAEEHLLSRNPDAKLSLFGQEYNPQSYAICKSDLLAKGHDATNIAFGNTLTNDAFKGRQFDYCMSNPPYGVDWKQYAKEVKKECDKAGPHGRFAPGLPPTSDGQMLFLLHLAHKMRAPEDGGGRAGIVMNGSPLFNGGAESGPSNIRKWLLENDLVDAIVALPTNMFFNTGIATYIWILDNTKHPERKGKVQLIDGTSFWTKMRKNLGSKGREISDADRAEIVKLYAEFDDADPDFSKVLRNDEFGYWTITVERPLLDESGKPVVDRKGKPKPDTKKRDTENVPFTYGGSTAGAAGKTEVIQAYFDAEVKPHVPDAWIDWAKVKTGYEIPFTRHFYKYIPPRPLAEIDADLEKQVAKILDLLREVEG